The Mycobacterium avium subsp. avium genomic sequence CGACCAGGCCCTCACCCCACTCCGCCACCACGACGGCGTCGTCCAGATCGCTGTCCAGGTCCAGCGAGTCGAGCTCACCGAGCAGGTCGGCACCCTGATTGCCGGTGTGGTCGAGCAACCGGTACAGGTCGACGTGGATCATCGTCGGCGCGCCGGGCCGCCGCGGCGGGTGCACCCGGGCCAGCACATAGGACGGCGAGGTGACCGGGCCGTCGACATCCATGGCCGCGGCAATTCCCTTGGCCAGCACCGTTTTTCCAGCGCCGAGCGGGCCGGACAGCACCACCACGTCGCCGGCGCGCAGCTGCGCCGCCAGCCGCGCGCCGAGTGCGGCGGTGTCCTGCGCGGTGGGCAGCGTCGCGGTGCCGGATTCAGCCACGGCGCCACAACCTTTCCCCGATTCGCCGCAGCGCCAGTGCGGCCCGGCTCGGGGTGGCGCGGCGGACCAGCCGCACCAGCCCGCCGTTGATGGCCTCCGGCTTGTCCAGCAGCGCCAGGTGACTGGCCCCGGCGACGATGACGAGCTCGGACTGCGGCAGGCTGGCCGCCATCTTGCGGGAATACTCGTCCGGGGTGAGCAGGTCGTGGTCGCCGCAGGCGATCAGGGTGGGGACCCGCAGCAACGTCCACAGCCCGGCGGTCTCGTCGTGGTGTTCCAATGCGTCCAAAAAACCCACCATGGTCGGGATGGGGGTGCTGTTCATCATCCGCTGGGAGAACGCGTCCAGGCTCCGGCTGACCTGCAAGTCGCTGAAGGAGGCGGCCCGCAACACCGGGCCGATCAGCGAGCGGGACACGTTGCGGCCCCGGTGCATCAGCTTCGGCGCCGACCGGGCGGCAACCCGAACCGCCTCCAGCGCAGGGTTTTTCAGGATCTCACCCAGCGGCGACCGCGAAACCCCTTCGGCCGCAGACGAAATAAGTGCGGCACCGACGATCCGGCGGCCGTACTGCTCGGGGAACTGGCGCGCGTGCGAGAGCACGGTCATGCCGCCCATCGAGTGGCCCACCAGCACCACCAGCCCGCGCGGCGCCACCACCTGCAGCACGGTTTGCAGGTCCCGGCCGAGCTGGGTCAGCGTGTAGCTCTCGGGTGCGGCCTCCCCAGATCTGCCGTGCCCGCGCTGGTCGTAGAAGACCATCCGCACGTCGGGTCCCAACTGTTCGGGCAGCCGGGTCCGCTGAAAATGGAAGGCGCCCATCTGCAGACAGAACCCGTGGACGAACACCATGGTCAGCGGCGCGTCGGGCGGGCCGGCTTCGCGCACCGCCAGCGGCACCCCGTCGGGCGTGGTCACCACCAGGGCGCGGTCACCGTCGAAGGTGTTGAAATCCTCGTCGGCGTAAGCGTCTTCGATGGTGGCCCGCTGGGTCATGGACCGGCGGGCCGAGGCCCCGACGATGGTGGCGACCGCGGTCACCCCCGCGCCCCCCGCAAGCCAGGTCCTGCCCTTGTGGCGCTTGCGGGTTCGGTCAGGACTCAACGGTGTGCGCCTCGCGGTAGGTCCTGGTGATCCGCCCGCGGGGGCTGGTCACCACTTCGTAGTGGATGGTGCCGAGCAGATCGGCCCAATCCTGGGCGGTGGGTTCACCGTTGCTGCCCGGCCCGAACAGGATCGCCTCGTCGCCCTCGGCCACGTCCGGGCGGCCCGGGCCCAGGTCGACGACGAACTGGTCCATGCAGATCCGGCCGACGCCCGGCCGCCGCCGGCCGTTGATCGACACCTGCAGCCGCCCGCCCAGCGACCGGAAGATGCCGTCGGCGTAGCCCACCGGCAGCAGCGCCAGGTTGGTGTCGCGCTGCGCCGTCCAGGTGTGTCCGTATGACACGCTTTCCCCCGCACGTATCGACTTCACCAGTGCCACAGTACATTTCACCGTCATCGCGGGCACCAGGCCCATGTCGCCCAGCTCGGGGACAGGGCTGAGGCCGTACACCGCGATACCCGGGCGCACCATGTCGAAGGCCAGGTCGGGACGCGACATGGTGGCCGACGAATTCGACAGGTGGGCCACCTCGAAGCGCACCCCCTGCGCGCGCGCCTGGGCCAGCATGTCGGTGAACCGTTGCGCCTGAACGTCATTCACCGGGTTGGCGGGTTGGTCGGCGTACACCATGTGAGACATCAGGCCGCGCGGCACGATGGCCTCCTCGGCGACGGCGCGGCGCAGCGCGGTCAGCATCGACGGGTACTGCGCCGGCGGCACGCCGTTGCGGTTCAGCCCGGTGTCGACCTTGACGGTGACCGTGGCGGTCCGGCCGGTGTCGCGCACCGCGGCCAGCAGCTCGTCGAGCTGGCGCTGCGAGGAGAGGCCGATCTGCACGCCGGCCAGCAGCGCGGGCCGGAAGTCGATGCCGGGCGGATGCAGCCAGGCCAGCACCGGCGCGCTGATCCCCGCGGCGCGCAGCGCCAGCGCCTCGTCGACGGTGGCCACGCCCAGCTCGGCGGCCCCGGCGGCCAGCGCGGCACGCGCCGTCTGCACGGCCCCGTGGCCGTAGCCGTCGGCCTTGACCACGGCCATCACCTGCGCGCCGCGGGCCTGCTCGCACAGCAGCCGCACGTTGTGCTCGATGGCGCCCAGGTCGACCAGCGCCTCGGCGAGGACGCCCGGGGTCAGGGATATCGGCGTAACGGCCACGGCGGCCATTGTCCCAGAAACGCGCGCGTGCTCTCTCACAGTGCCCAACGTGCACTCATGGCGAAAAAATCGCGGAAAACTCGCCGTGGCTGCACGCTCGGCGCAATGTCTCAGTGCGCGAAGTGCTGGGCGTCGTAGTGGCCGCCCGGCTTGACCTTGTCCAGCGAGGTCAGCGCCGAGACGGCGTCGTCGTGCAGCGCCCGGGCCAGGTCGGCCGACAGCCCCTCCCGCACCACGATGCGCAGCACCGAGACGTCGGTGGCGTTGTCGGGCATGGTGTAGGCGGGCACCTGCCAGCCGTAGGTGCGCAGCTCGTGGGAGACGTCGAACTCGGTGTAGCCGCGGTTCTTGGCCAGCCGGAAGGCGACCACCGGGATCGCCGACCCGTCCGAGATCAGCTCGCAGTGCTCGCTGACCCGCAGCTGCTCGCCCAGCCAGCGCGCCGTGCCGGACAGCGTCTGCATCACCTTGGTGTAGCCCTCGCGGCCCAGCCGCAGGAAGTTGTAGTACTGGCCGACCACCTGGTTGCCGGGGCGGGAGAAGTTCAGCGTGAAGGTCGGCATGTCGCCGCCCAGGTAGTTGACCCGGAACACCAGCTCGTCGGGCAGGTACTCCTTGCTGCGCCACACCACGAAGGCGACGCCGGGATAGGTCAGCCCGTACTTGTGCCCGCTGACGTTGATCGACACCACCCGGGGCAGCCGGAAGTCCCACTTGAGCTCGGGGTGCAGGAACGGCACCACGAACCCGCCGCTGGCGGCGTCGACGTGCACCGGGACGTCCACGCCGCCGCGCGCGGCCAGCTTGTCCAGCGCGCCGCAGATGTCGGCGACCGGTTCCAGCTCGCCGGTGTAGGTGGTGCCCAGGATGGCCACCACGCCGATGGTGTCCTCGTCGACGGCGTCGACGACCTGTTCGGGGGTGATGACGTAGCGGCCCTCCTCCATCGGCAGGTAGCGGGGCTCGACGTCGAAGTAGCGGCAGAACTTCTCCCAGACCACCTGGACGTTGGAGCCCATCACCAGGTTCGGGGTGCGCTTCTTCCAGTCCTTGGTCTTGGCGCGCCACCGCCACTTCATCGCCAGCCCGCCCAACATCACCGCCTCGCTGGACCCGATGGTGGACACCCCGCAGGCGCTGTACGGGTCGGCGTCGTTCAGACCTTCGGCGTGGAACAGGTCGGCGACCATGCACACGCAGCGCTGCTCGATGGCCGCGGTGGCCGGGTATTCGTCCTTGTCGATCATGTTCTTGTCGAACGTCTCGGCCATCAACCGCCCGGCCTCGGGGTCCATCCAGGTGGTGACGAAGGTGGCCAGGTTCAGCCGGGAGCTGCCGTCGAGCATCAGCTCGTCGTGGATGAACCGGTAGGCGGCGTCGGGATCCATCGACTCGTCGGGCATCCGCAGCGCGGGCACCGGCGCGGTGAACAGCCGGCCGGTGTAGGCCGGGGCGATGGCATGCGCGGGCAGCGAAGGATGTTGGGGCACTGGGGAATTCCTCTCTATAGGTCTACAGGGCGGCCAGGGCGGCCCGGATGTGCGGAACCATGCGCGACGAGGAGGTGGGCGCCTCGCCGGGGCCGGGGTCGGCGGCCGAAAGCGCCGCGGCGCGGGCGTGCACGAAGGCCGCGGCCGCGGCGGCCTCGCCGGCCGGTAATCCGGAGGCGAGCAGCGCGCCGATCATCCCGGACAGCACGTCGCCGGAGCCGGCGGTGGCCGCCCAGGATTGGCCGGCCGGGTTGAGGTAGACGGGGCCGCCGGGGTCGGCGATGACGGTGACATTGCCCTTCAGCAGCACGGTGACACCCAGGGTGTCGGCCAGTTTGCGGGTGGCGCCGACGCGGTCGTCGCCGGGCGGGCTGCCCGCCAGGCGGGCGAATTCCCCGGCGTGCGGGGTCAGCACCGTCGGCGCCGCCCGGTTGGCCACCAGCTCGGGGTGGGCCGCCAGCATGGTCAGCCCGTCGGCGTCGACGATCACCGGCAGGTCGGTTTCCAGGGCGAACCACAGCGCGGCGGCCCCGGCGTCGTCGGTGCCCAGCCCCGGGCCGACCACCCAGGACTGCACCCGCCCGGCCGACGCCGGGGTGGGCGACGCGATCACCTCGGGCCAGTGCGCGAGCACCTCCCGGTGGGCGCTGCCGGCGTAGCGGACCATCCCGGAGGTGGCCGCGACGGCCGCGCCGGTGCACAGCACGGCCGCGCCGGGATAGGTGGCCGAGCCGGCCATCACGCCGGTGACGCCCTGGGTGTACTTGTCGTCGTGCGGCCCGGGCACCGGCCAGCGGGCGGCCACGTCGGCGGCCTCGAACCCCAGCACGTCGGTCTGCGGCAGGTCGAGCCCGATGTCGATCAGCTTCACCCGTCCGCAGTCGCCCAGCGCGTGCACGGGTTTGAGCCCGCCGAAGGTGACGGTCAGCACCGCGTGCACGGCGGGGCCGCTTGTCGCCCCGGTCGCCGCGTCGATGCCGCTGGGGATGTCGACGGCCACCACCGGAATTCCCGCGTCCTCGACGGCGGCGAACACCTCGGCCGCGGCGGGCCGCAGCGCCCCCGAGCCGGAGATGCCCACCACCCCGTCGATGACGAGATCCGTTGTCGGCGAAACGCTTTCGACGATGCGACCACCGGCCTTTCCGAACGCGGCCAGGCCCTTGCGGTGGGCGCGCTCGGGGTTGAGCAGGATGGCGTCCGCGGCGGCGCCGCGCCGGCGCAGGAAGGTGGCCGCCCACAGCGCGTCACCGCCGTTGTCGCCGGAGCCGACGACCGCGCACACCCGCCGCCCGGCCACCCCGCCGGTGCGGGCGGTCAACTCGGCGGCGATCTCGGTGGCCAATCCGAAGGCCGCCCGGCGCATCAGGGCGCCGTCGGGCAGGCTGGCCAGCAGCGGCGCCTCGGCCGCACGGATCGCGTCCACGCTGTAGTAATGCCGCATCAGAGCCAGATTACGTGCACGTGCTTGGCGCGCGGCACCTTTCGTTACCGGTCGGAGTCGTCGTTACCGGCCGGAGTCGACGTCGGGCCGGGCCGGCGGCGCCACGCGCCGGCGCAGCATGGTGCGCAGCCGCGCCGGGCTGAGCTGCCGCCCGCCCTTGGCGCGGGTCATCGGGTAGAAGCACAGGCCGATCAGGATCGAGGTGAAATGCCCGATCGCGGTGAAGTTCAGCTCGACGCGGTCCATGGTGAGCAGCGGGAAACCGAAGATGAGGAACAGCACCCCGAGATAGCCCCACCGCCACGGCCGGGCGATGTGGAAAGTCAGCACCGCCATCACCCCGACCAGGAAGTAGCTCACCCCGATGTCGCGGGCGTGCACCAGCCGCTCCGACGCGTCGTGTTTCTCGATGGCGAAGTAGAGAATGCCCTCGCTGATGTAGGTGGCCAGGATGTGCGAGCTCAATCCCACGGTGAGCCAGCGCAGCTGACCGAGCCAGTGTTCGGCCGGCGCCAGGAACAGGGTGAACAGCAGCAGGTAGGGCTCGAAGTTCTTGCCGTCGATCCACAGCAGGCTGGAAAACAGGACGTCCAGCGGGTCCCGGCCCAGCTCGTGAATGTTGGTGGAGCGGTGCAGCAGTACCGAATGCAGCTGCCGGCCGGTGAGCTGGTTCTGGATGATGGTGGTGATCATCAGCACCAACAGCCAGCCGTAGGTCAGCGGGGCACTGATGACGAAGTGCCACACCGCCCGCGTCATGCCGCGCACTCGCCCCCGAACCGATGCCTGCCCCACGACATCAACCTTGGCATGCGTGGCATGTCATGCGTACGACTTCGGGGGCGAACACGCCGCCGCTCGTCAGCCGCCTGTCGTCGCGGGGGCCGGCTGGGCCGGCTGGGCCGGCGCGGCGGCCGGCGGCGGGTTCAAATGCCGCCACCAGCAGCCGATGTAGAGCACCATCGAGATCGCCAACGCGACCAGCACCCAGATCACCACGGTGATGTCGACCCAGCTGCCGAACGGCGGCGAACCGGGCAGCGCGTTGCGCAGCGGCACCACCGCGAACAGCATCGCCGCGTACCACGTCGTCATCGGCGGCTGGAACGGCCGCCGGTCCCGGGTGGTCTGGATCGCCACGAACAGGGCCAGGCTGGCGATCGCGATCAGCACGCCGAGGATGACGATGGCGAACGCCGCGGTGCTCATCGAGCGCCGCACGTGCAGCCGGTAGGGGCCATCGGCCTGGGGCCGGGTCGCGGTGAGCTGCCAGCCGGACAGGTGGTCGACGAAGGTGACGGGGACGTGGTCGGGGTCCCGGTCGGTGTCCGGGCCGTAGAAGATCTCGACTTCCAGCGGGCCCGAGTGGTATTGGTCGAACGGCCAGCGCTCGATCTGGCCGGCGATGGTCAGCGGGACGGCCATCAGGCCGGGCAGCATGCCCTTGGTCCAGGTGTGCCGGGACGGCATCGCCGAGGAGCGGACCCGCAGGCTCAGATCCTCCTTGAGGTGGTGGGTCTTCGGATCCAGCAGCGCCGACCCGGGATTGAAGGCCAGGTTGACGGCGAGCACGCTGTTGTTCGACTGGATGTCTTCGACGTTGATCGTCGCCGACGGCCGGTCCCCGTCCGTCGTCGGGTTGGCCTCGTCGATCCGGCGGCCGGTGCCGCTTTGCGCGTACAGCACGACCGAGCCGATGTATGCGGCCAGGACGAGCACCACCAGGCCAACGACGCCGTATCTCATGCCGGCCGATCGCATACTTCCTCCCGAACGGGCATGGGCGCCTTGCTCACTGGCGCCGAAATGCTGTCCCAGGGCAATGTAATCGATCGACCGCGGATGCGCGGCTTATCCGGGTGAAGCCGTTGCCCGGCTATTCCACCGTGACGGACTTGGCCAGGTTCCGCGGCTTGTCCACGTCGTAGCCGCGGGCCTGGGCCACCGACGCAGCGAACACCTGCAGCGGGATGGTCGACAGCAGCGGCTGCAGAAGCGTTGACACCGAGGGGATTTCGATCAGGTGATCGGCGTACGGCCGCACCGTGTCGTCGCCCTCCTCAGCGATCACGATGGTGATCGCGCCGCGGGCCTGGATTTCGCGGATGTTGGACAGCAGCTTGGCGTGCAGCACGGCCGACCCTTTGGGCGACGGCATGATGACGATGACCGGCAGGTCGTCCTCGATCAGCGCGATGGGCCCGTGCTTGAGCTCGCCGGCGGCGAATCCCTCGGCGTGCATGTAGGCCAGTTCCTTGAGTTTGAGCGCGCCTTCCAGCGCCACCGGGTAGCCGACGTGGCGGCCCAGGAACAGCACGGTCGGCGACTGGGCGAACCGCTGGGCCAGCGCGGCCACCGGTTTGATCGTCGCCAGCACCCGCGCCACCAGGTCCGGCATGGCTTCCAGCTCGTGGTATTCCCGCTCGACCTCGTCGGGGTATTTGGTGCCGCGGGCCTGCGCCAGCGCCAGGCCGACCAGGTAGTTGGCGGTGATCTGGGCCAGGAACGTCTTCGTGGAGGCGACGCCGATCTCCGGTCCGGCGCGGGTGTAGAGCACGGCGTCGCATTCGCGCGGGATCTGGCTGCCGTTGGTGTTGCAGATCGCCAGCACCTTGGCCTTCTGCTCCTTGGCGTGCCGCACCGCCTCCAGGGTGTCGGCGGTCTCGCCGGACTGCGAGATGGCGACCACCAGGGTACTGCGGTCCAAAACCGGGTCGCGGTAACGGAATTCGCTGGCCAGCTCCACTTCCACCGGCAGCCGCGTCCAGTGCTCGATCGCGTACTTGGCCAGCAGCCCGGAGTGGTAGGCGGTGCCGCAGGCCACCACGAACACCTTGTCGACCTCGCGCAGTTCCTGATCGGACAGCCGCTGCTCGTCGAGCACGATGCGGCCGTCGACGAAATGGCCGAGCAGCGTGTCGGCCACCGCGGCGGGCTGCTCGGCGATCTCCTTGAGCATGAAGTACTCGTAGCCGCCCTTCTCGGCGGCGGCCAGATCCCAGTCGATGTGGAATTCGCGGTACGCCCCGGGCCCCAGGTCGTCGTTGCCGTCGAAATCGGTGATGCGGTAGCCGTCCGCGGTGAGCACCACGGCCTGGTCCTGGCCGAGCTCGATGGCGTTGCGAGTGTGCGGGATGAACGCCGCCACGTCGGAGCCGACGAACATCTCGCCGTCGCCGATGCCGATCACCAGCGGGGTGGAGCGGCGGGCGGCGACGATGGTGCCGGGTTCGTCGGCGTTGGCGAACACCAGGGTGAAGTGGCCGTCGAGGCGGCGCAGCACGGCGAGCACCGACGCGGCGAAGTCGCCGGCCGTCGGGCCGTGCCGGTAGGCCTGCGCCACCAGGTGCACGGCGACCTCGGTGTCGGTGTCGCTGGCGAACTCCACGCCGTCGGCCTCCAGCTCGTGGCGCAGGCCGGCGTAGTTCTCGATGATGCCGTTGTGCACCACGGCGATCTTGCCGGCGGCGTCGCGGTGCGGGTGCGCGTTGCGGTCGGTCGGCCGGCCGTGGGTGGCCCACCGGGTGTGGCCCAGGCCGGTGGTGCCGGTCAGCGCCGACGGCGGCAGCTGCGCCACCGCCTCCTCGAGGTTGGCCAGCCGGCCGGCGCGGCGGCTCACCGTCAGGGTGCCGTCGCCGTTGACCAACGCGACTCCCGAGGAGTCGTAACCGCGGTACTCCATGCGGCGCAGCGCGGCCATGACGACCGCGCAGGCGGGCTGCTGCCCGACGTAGCCGACGATTCCGCACATTCTGCTCAGGGTAGTGCAGGCGCAGGGCCGGGCCGCCGGTCCGCGGGCGCCCGCCGGCGCCGCCGCGGCCGTCATGACCGTCGCGGCCGCCGGGAAAATGTTTTCACCTGATGTCTTTGTGACGTTTTCGTTCGCTTCATCGGGTTCGCGGTGCGTGTTTCTAACATTCGAGGGGAAAGCACCGTCGGCGAGTACCGAGGCAACCGGAAAGGACGAGCTGCTTGAAGCCCGCCCGATCGCGATTCCGCAGCGTGCCGGCCACGAAACCGTGGTCAACCATTCGGATTCAGGGCTTTACCGGAAATGGACTGGATAATTCCGGTTACCGAAGCCATGTCTTTTGCCGAGCCACCAATTCAGCCGGAGAAGAATTGACTTTCTCCGACCGGCCGCCGGGCGCCACGAGGAGGCAATCATGACCGCAATTCGGTGCGACGATGTGGTGACCGCCACCCGGGTGCCGGCGGCCCGGGCGGCCCGCCCGCCGCGGCCCGCGCCGGCGGACTCGGGCAACCCGTTGATGGACATGACCACCCGCCTGCTGGCCATCCCGCTGCACCAGTTGTACGCGGTGCTGTGGCGGGTGGGGATCATCGAGGTCAGGGCCTGAGCGGGGCCCGGGCCGCGTTTCCCCGGCGCCGGGATGCGATGCGCTAACGTCGACGCGTGGCCCGCATCCGCAAGCTCGTCGCAGCGCTTCACCGCCGTGGTCCGCACCGGGTTTTGCGGGGTGACCTGGCCTTTGCCGGACTGCCCGGGGTGGTGTACACGCCCGAGGAGGGACTGAATCTGCCCGGGGTGGCGTTCGGCCACGACTGGCTCACCGGCGCCGCCCGCTATGCGAACCTGCTGGAGCATCTGGCGTCGTGGGGCATCGTGGCCGCCGCCCCCGACACCCAGCGGGGGTTGGCGCCGTCGGTGCTGAACTTCGCCTTCGACCTGGGGACCGCCCTGGACATCGTGTCGGGGGTGCGGTTGGGGCCGGGCAAAATCAGCGTGCATCCGGCCAAGCTGGGGGTGGCCGGGCACGGTTTCGGCGCCTCGGCGGCGGTGTTCGCCGCGGCGGGAATGCCGGCCAAGCCCACGGCGGTGGCGGCGGTCTTTCCCAGCGTGACCAGCCCGCCGGCCGAGCAGCCGGCGGCGACGCTGCGGGTGCCGGGCGTGATCTTCACCGCGCCTGGTGACGCGAAGACGCTGAACTCCAACGCGCTGGCGCTCGCCGAGGTGTGGGACGCCGCCACGGTGCGTGTCATCAGCAAGGCCGAACCGGGTGGGCTGGTCGAGGGCCGGCGGCTGACCAAGGTGGTGGGCCTCGCCGGCGCGCACCGGCGCACCCAGCGATCGGTTCGGGCGCTGCTGACCGGATATCTGCTCTACACGTTGGGCGGCGACAAGAGGTACCGCGACTTCGCCGATCCGCACGTGCAGCTGCCCGGGACGGCGGCCCCCGATCCCGAGGCCGGCGCCGTGCCGCTGGAAGAGAAGATCGTCGCCCTGCTGAAGTGAGGTGGCGGCGTGGTAAGTGTCTTTGATGCGAATCGGCATCGCTCTTAACTATTCGGGTGACTTTCACGAGGCCGTGGACCGCGTGGTCGAACTCGAGAAGGCCGGCATCGAGGTCGCGGTGGTGGCCGAGGCGTATTCCTTCGACGCCATCAGCCAGCTGGGCTATCTGGCCGCCAAGACCCGCACCGTCGAGCTGGCGTCCGGGGTGCTGCCGCTCTACATCCGCACGCCGTCGCTGTTGGCGATGACGGCCGCGGGGCTGGATTACGTGTCCGACGGGCGATTCCGCCTGGGCATCGGCACGTCGGGCCCGCAGGTGATCGAGGGGTTCCACGGCGTCCCGTTCGACGCGCCGATCGGCCGCACCCGCGAGATCGTGGAGATCTGCCGCATGGTGTGGCGGCGCGAACGCGTGCAATACGCCGGCAGGCACTACCAGCTGCCGCTGCCCCCGGACCGCGGCACGGGCCTGGGCAAGCCGCTGCATCTGATCAATCACCCGGTGCGCGAACGGATTCCGATCAGCATTGCCGCGCTGGGGCCCAAGAATGTGGAGCTCACCGCAGAGATCGCCGAGGGTTGGCAGCCGGTTTTCTATCTTCCGGACAAGGCCGGGTCCATCTGGGGTGAGGCGTTGGCGGCCGGTGCCGCCAAGCGTGATCCGGCGCTGGGGCCACTCGATGTGATGGTGCACGCGTCGCTGGCGATCGGCGACGACGTCGACCAGCGGCTGGCCTGGGTCAAGCCGCAGCTGGCTCTCTACATCGGCGGGATGGGCGCCAAAGGCCGCAATTTCTACCACAATCTGGCCACCCGGTACGGGTTCGGCGAGGTCGCGGACCGGATCCAGGAGCTGTACCTGTCCGGCCGCAAACAGCAGGCCATCGACCTGGTGCCCGACGAGCTGGTGC encodes the following:
- the tsaE gene encoding tRNA (adenosine(37)-N6)-threonylcarbamoyltransferase complex ATPase subunit type 1 TsaE gives rise to the protein MAESGTATLPTAQDTAALGARLAAQLRAGDVVVLSGPLGAGKTVLAKGIAAAMDVDGPVTSPSYVLARVHPPRRPGAPTMIHVDLYRLLDHTGNQGADLLGELDSLDLDSDLDDAVVVAEWGEGLVERLAPRHLDIRLERVSGSDVRIATWRWAGGEPS
- a CDS encoding alpha/beta fold hydrolase, producing the protein MTAVATIVGASARRSMTQRATIEDAYADEDFNTFDGDRALVVTTPDGVPLAVREAGPPDAPLTMVFVHGFCLQMGAFHFQRTRLPEQLGPDVRMVFYDQRGHGRSGEAAPESYTLTQLGRDLQTVLQVVAPRGLVVLVGHSMGGMTVLSHARQFPEQYGRRIVGAALISSAAEGVSRSPLGEILKNPALEAVRVAARSAPKLMHRGRNVSRSLIGPVLRAASFSDLQVSRSLDAFSQRMMNSTPIPTMVGFLDALEHHDETAGLWTLLRVPTLIACGDHDLLTPDEYSRKMAASLPQSELVIVAGASHLALLDKPEAINGGLVRLVRRATPSRAALALRRIGERLWRRG
- the alr gene encoding alanine racemase, with the protein product MAVTPISLTPGVLAEALVDLGAIEHNVRLLCEQARGAQVMAVVKADGYGHGAVQTARAALAAGAAELGVATVDEALALRAAGISAPVLAWLHPPGIDFRPALLAGVQIGLSSQRQLDELLAAVRDTGRTATVTVKVDTGLNRNGVPPAQYPSMLTALRRAVAEEAIVPRGLMSHMVYADQPANPVNDVQAQRFTDMLAQARAQGVRFEVAHLSNSSATMSRPDLAFDMVRPGIAVYGLSPVPELGDMGLVPAMTVKCTVALVKSIRAGESVSYGHTWTAQRDTNLALLPVGYADGIFRSLGGRLQVSINGRRRPGVGRICMDQFVVDLGPGRPDVAEGDEAILFGPGSNGEPTAQDWADLLGTIHYEVVTSPRGRITRTYREAHTVES
- a CDS encoding glutamate decarboxylase, which codes for MPQHPSLPAHAIAPAYTGRLFTAPVPALRMPDESMDPDAAYRFIHDELMLDGSSRLNLATFVTTWMDPEAGRLMAETFDKNMIDKDEYPATAAIEQRCVCMVADLFHAEGLNDADPYSACGVSTIGSSEAVMLGGLAMKWRWRAKTKDWKKRTPNLVMGSNVQVVWEKFCRYFDVEPRYLPMEEGRYVITPEQVVDAVDEDTIGVVAILGTTYTGELEPVADICGALDKLAARGGVDVPVHVDAASGGFVVPFLHPELKWDFRLPRVVSINVSGHKYGLTYPGVAFVVWRSKEYLPDELVFRVNYLGGDMPTFTLNFSRPGNQVVGQYYNFLRLGREGYTKVMQTLSGTARWLGEQLRVSEHCELISDGSAIPVVAFRLAKNRGYTEFDVSHELRTYGWQVPAYTMPDNATDVSVLRIVVREGLSADLARALHDDAVSALTSLDKVKPGGHYDAQHFAH
- a CDS encoding NAD(P)H-hydrate dehydratase, translating into MRHYYSVDAIRAAEAPLLASLPDGALMRRAAFGLATEIAAELTARTGGVAGRRVCAVVGSGDNGGDALWAATFLRRRGAAADAILLNPERAHRKGLAAFGKAGGRIVESVSPTTDLVIDGVVGISGSGALRPAAAEVFAAVEDAGIPVVAVDIPSGIDAATGATSGPAVHAVLTVTFGGLKPVHALGDCGRVKLIDIGLDLPQTDVLGFEAADVAARWPVPGPHDDKYTQGVTGVMAGSATYPGAAVLCTGAAVAATSGMVRYAGSAHREVLAHWPEVIASPTPASAGRVQSWVVGPGLGTDDAGAAALWFALETDLPVIVDADGLTMLAAHPELVANRAAPTVLTPHAGEFARLAGSPPGDDRVGATRKLADTLGVTVLLKGNVTVIADPGGPVYLNPAGQSWAATAGSGDVLSGMIGALLASGLPAGEAAAAAAFVHARAAALSAADPGPGEAPTSSSRMVPHIRAALAAL
- a CDS encoding rhomboid-like protein, coding for MGQASVRGRVRGMTRAVWHFVISAPLTYGWLLVLMITTIIQNQLTGRQLHSVLLHRSTNIHELGRDPLDVLFSSLLWIDGKNFEPYLLLFTLFLAPAEHWLGQLRWLTVGLSSHILATYISEGILYFAIEKHDASERLVHARDIGVSYFLVGVMAVLTFHIARPWRWGYLGVLFLIFGFPLLTMDRVELNFTAIGHFTSILIGLCFYPMTRAKGGRQLSPARLRTMLRRRVAPPARPDVDSGR
- a CDS encoding DUF4436 domain-containing protein encodes the protein MRSAGMRYGVVGLVVLVLAAYIGSVVLYAQSGTGRRIDEANPTTDGDRPSATINVEDIQSNNSVLAVNLAFNPGSALLDPKTHHLKEDLSLRVRSSAMPSRHTWTKGMLPGLMAVPLTIAGQIERWPFDQYHSGPLEVEIFYGPDTDRDPDHVPVTFVDHLSGWQLTATRPQADGPYRLHVRRSMSTAAFAIVILGVLIAIASLALFVAIQTTRDRRPFQPPMTTWYAAMLFAVVPLRNALPGSPPFGSWVDITVVIWVLVALAISMVLYIGCWWRHLNPPPAAAPAQPAQPAPATTGG
- the glmS gene encoding glutamine--fructose-6-phosphate transaminase (isomerizing), with product MCGIVGYVGQQPACAVVMAALRRMEYRGYDSSGVALVNGDGTLTVSRRAGRLANLEEAVAQLPPSALTGTTGLGHTRWATHGRPTDRNAHPHRDAAGKIAVVHNGIIENYAGLRHELEADGVEFASDTDTEVAVHLVAQAYRHGPTAGDFAASVLAVLRRLDGHFTLVFANADEPGTIVAARRSTPLVIGIGDGEMFVGSDVAAFIPHTRNAIELGQDQAVVLTADGYRITDFDGNDDLGPGAYREFHIDWDLAAAEKGGYEYFMLKEIAEQPAAVADTLLGHFVDGRIVLDEQRLSDQELREVDKVFVVACGTAYHSGLLAKYAIEHWTRLPVEVELASEFRYRDPVLDRSTLVVAISQSGETADTLEAVRHAKEQKAKVLAICNTNGSQIPRECDAVLYTRAGPEIGVASTKTFLAQITANYLVGLALAQARGTKYPDEVEREYHELEAMPDLVARVLATIKPVAALAQRFAQSPTVLFLGRHVGYPVALEGALKLKELAYMHAEGFAAGELKHGPIALIEDDLPVIVIMPSPKGSAVLHAKLLSNIREIQARGAITIVIAEEGDDTVRPYADHLIEIPSVSTLLQPLLSTIPLQVFAASVAQARGYDVDKPRNLAKSVTVE
- a CDS encoding Rv1535 family protein codes for the protein MTAIRCDDVVTATRVPAARAARPPRPAPADSGNPLMDMTTRLLAIPLHQLYAVLWRVGIIEVRA
- a CDS encoding LLM class F420-dependent oxidoreductase, which produces MRIGIALNYSGDFHEAVDRVVELEKAGIEVAVVAEAYSFDAISQLGYLAAKTRTVELASGVLPLYIRTPSLLAMTAAGLDYVSDGRFRLGIGTSGPQVIEGFHGVPFDAPIGRTREIVEICRMVWRRERVQYAGRHYQLPLPPDRGTGLGKPLHLINHPVRERIPISIAALGPKNVELTAEIAEGWQPVFYLPDKAGSIWGEALAAGAAKRDPALGPLDVMVHASLAIGDDVDQRLAWVKPQLALYIGGMGAKGRNFYHNLATRYGFGEVADRIQELYLSGRKQQAIDLVPDELVRGMSLVGPRGYVAERMAAFAESGVTTLLLSPLAADRDEALGFVEQALQLRP